In Candidatus Kaelpia aquatica, the following are encoded in one genomic region:
- a CDS encoding YihY/virulence factor BrkB family protein, with the protein MIKRIKEALKTFFLFLKSVVYNFNQDKCKLHAAALSFITILTLIPFLALIFAISKGLGIQNYFQDIVIHKIALGKQDIFLKILQYIENTNLKNLGTVGIVVLLLAMVRLLGSIEEVFNAVWNVDSARRITRKISDYLTIVVLCPIFVFVTFTFTASLSSNALIQSLLQNDLLNNVYLNFIRFLPFISIWMALSIFYMFMPNIKVNLTSGVISGIIAGTIWQIFQWAYIQFQIGITKYNAIYGTFASVPIFIVWIYFSWVVILYGAELGFVFQNRKNLKDISGKDEDSLLEFNELYNFLKFIVQRFQDGKFPLDYEIILSEFNLQKSKIVRLINYLEQHKILKKKENELYFIKNPCNIKLTEVFLPQEIHSDSKQATQIMQGILNREELQKHTLTDII; encoded by the coding sequence ATGATTAAAAGAATAAAAGAAGCTTTAAAGACTTTTTTTCTCTTCTTAAAGAGCGTAGTCTATAATTTTAATCAGGATAAATGTAAACTACATGCAGCAGCGCTATCTTTTATCACTATTCTCACATTAATACCTTTTTTAGCCTTAATATTTGCGATATCAAAAGGGTTGGGTATCCAGAACTACTTCCAGGATATCGTTATCCATAAGATTGCTCTAGGAAAACAGGATATCTTTCTTAAAATTTTACAATATATAGAGAATACAAATCTTAAGAACCTTGGAACTGTAGGTATTGTCGTCTTGCTTCTTGCTATGGTAAGGCTCTTAGGTTCAATAGAGGAAGTATTTAACGCTGTATGGAACGTAGATTCTGCTCGCAGGATAACAAGAAAAATATCTGATTACTTAACAATCGTAGTGCTCTGCCCGATATTTGTATTTGTAACTTTTACATTTACAGCAAGCTTGAGCTCTAATGCTCTTATTCAAAGCCTGCTTCAGAACGATTTATTGAACAACGTTTACTTGAACTTCATCAGGTTCTTACCTTTTATAAGTATCTGGATGGCACTATCAATATTCTATATGTTTATGCCAAATATTAAAGTAAACCTGACCTCAGGAGTAATATCTGGAATAATAGCGGGTACAATATGGCAGATATTTCAATGGGCCTATATTCAGTTTCAAATAGGAATTACAAAATATAATGCAATCTATGGGACCTTTGCTAGTGTTCCAATATTTATTGTTTGGATATATTTTAGTTGGGTGGTAATACTCTATGGGGCAGAGTTGGGTTTTGTGTTTCAGAACCGAAAGAATCTTAAAGATATTTCTGGAAAAGATGAAGATTCATTGCTTGAATTTAATGAGCTCTATAATTTCCTTAAATTTATCGTTCAGAGGTTTCAAGACGGTAAGTTCCCTCTTGACTATGAGATTATCCTTTCAGAATTTAATCTTCAAAAGAGCAAGATAGTAAGACTGATAAACTATTTAGAACAACATAAGATATTAAAAAAGAAAGAGAATGAGCTCTATTTTATAAAAAATCCCTGTAATATAAAATTGAC
- the panB gene encoding 3-methyl-2-oxobutanoate hydroxymethyltransferase: protein MAKLTIPQIKEKKERREKITMLTAYDYPTARLIEKAGIDIVLVGDSLGNVVLGYDSTLPVTMDEMLHHTKAVRRGAKNIFLIADMPFMSYQTSNEEALRNGGRFIKESGADAVKLEGAEAVRDRIEALVKAGIPVLGHIGLTPQTAVVLGGYKVQGREPSSAEKIYKDSLLLDKLGCFAIILECIPQQLAEIITEAVSVPTIGIGAGKHCDGQVLVIHDMLGIGEDVKRKFVKEYLNLEEEILGALKSFSSDVLNGSFPSQENSFNVDKNILEKIKKI from the coding sequence ATGGCTAAATTAACTATACCTCAGATAAAAGAGAAAAAAGAGCGCAGAGAGAAGATCACAATGCTCACAGCCTATGATTATCCAACTGCGAGGCTGATAGAGAAAGCAGGGATTGACATTGTTTTAGTAGGGGACTCTCTCGGTAATGTGGTATTGGGGTACGATTCAACGCTTCCTGTCACAATGGATGAGATGCTGCATCACACAAAAGCAGTTCGAAGAGGAGCAAAGAACATTTTCTTGATAGCCGATATGCCTTTTATGTCTTATCAAACCTCAAATGAAGAAGCGTTGCGTAATGGAGGAAGGTTTATTAAAGAATCAGGAGCTGATGCCGTAAAACTGGAAGGTGCAGAGGCAGTAAGAGACAGAATAGAGGCTCTAGTTAAAGCCGGGATACCTGTTTTAGGCCACATTGGTCTGACTCCTCAGACAGCCGTTGTTTTAGGAGGTTATAAGGTTCAAGGTAGAGAACCATCTTCAGCAGAGAAAATATATAAAGATAGCCTGCTTCTGGACAAGCTGGGCTGCTTTGCAATTATCCTAGAGTGTATTCCCCAGCAGTTGGCAGAGATAATAACAGAGGCTGTTTCAGTCCCTACTATAGGCATTGGAGCAGGCAAGCATTGCGATGGTCAAGTTCTGGTAATACACGACATGCTTGGAATAGGAGAAGATGTAAAGAGGAAATTTGTAAAAGAGTATCTTAATTTAGAAGAGGAGATATTGGGGGCATTAAAGAGTTTTAGTTCAGATGTTTTAAATGGTTCTTTTCCATCTCAAGAGAACTCATTCAATGTTGATAAAAATATTCTGGAAAAAATTAAAAAAATATAG
- a CDS encoding glycosyltransferase family 2 protein — MKKSISVIVVNYNRKEYLYYCLKSVLNQSYSNIEIIVIDNDSSDGSIEMVEQEFPEAKIVKNRENMFLATPYNQGIRLANADLILCMNNDVILGRDYIKEVTSVFQKDKRIGSATGKLINPTTRLIDSTGQILTRTRRGYERGYKEKDSNNYSEGYVWGVGGAVACYRREMLEDIEIENEYFDQTYKAYLEDLDLNWRGKNRGWRSYFKPSAIAFHYRGVTGWRKKSRFGFLNLNDDLKVQYLKNRYATLIKNETLGDYMKHLPCVLLYDSYLLILLISINPLCILYLIKDISWLKNALKKRRIIKERWLN, encoded by the coding sequence ATGAAAAAATCTATCTCAGTTATAGTGGTAAATTACAACAGAAAAGAGTATCTCTACTACTGTCTTAAATCAGTTTTAAATCAAAGTTATAGCAATATTGAGATTATAGTTATAGATAATGATTCCTCTGACGGTTCTATTGAGATGGTCGAACAAGAATTTCCAGAAGCAAAGATAGTTAAAAACCGAGAGAACATGTTTCTAGCAACTCCTTACAATCAGGGCATAAGGCTTGCTAATGCTGATCTTATACTCTGTATGAATAATGATGTTATCTTAGGTAGAGATTATATTAAAGAAGTGACTTCAGTCTTTCAAAAGGATAAGCGTATAGGCTCTGCAACTGGCAAACTTATAAACCCGACCACAAGACTTATAGACTCAACAGGTCAGATATTAACACGTACTAGACGCGGCTATGAGAGAGGTTATAAAGAAAAAGACTCTAACAACTATAGTGAAGGATATGTTTGGGGAGTGGGAGGAGCAGTTGCTTGTTACAGAAGAGAGATGCTAGAGGATATAGAGATAGAGAATGAATATTTTGACCAGACTTACAAGGCCTACTTGGAAGATTTAGATCTAAATTGGAGAGGTAAGAACAGGGGCTGGAGATCGTATTTTAAGCCCAGTGCTATTGCTTTTCACTATCGGGGAGTGACAGGCTGGAGAAAAAAATCCCGCTTTGGGTTTTTAAACCTCAATGATGACTTAAAGGTGCAGTATCTAAAGAATAGGTATGCAACGTTGATAAAGAATGAGACTCTGGGTGATTACATGAAGCACCTGCCTTGCGTCTTGCTCTACGATAGCTATCTTCTGATTCTCTTGATTTCAATTAACCCCTTATGTATACTATACCTCATAAAAGATATCTCCTGGCTTAAGAATGCCCTTAAAAAAAGGAGGATCATAAAAGAGAGATGGCTAAATTAA
- a CDS encoding radical SAM protein — translation MSKKIVLMNSVGKDDLGRFIIHSPSRWSEGVKELSSWFNYYPWELAYAAALLKKSTPYKIKLIDPCLKRWNKEETLSNILEENPDWLIIESATRTISENLWVGKSLKKMIQTKIVFVGQHATAFPQDLISKGVDYVAIGEYEETLLEFLVAEDSSIAGLYPNQRRLLMDIAKLPWPEDEDVKRIEYGSPGEPSSEYLEIQAYASRGCYGNCSFCVARNMYYNQPKQRFREVGDIISEIEYLKNSYPQLEGIFFDEESHNSSKNFTKKLMSAIISSGLNNLKYEAMCDLRFLDRESMDHMKAAGYYKVRFGIETASEELASSIAKPVSINEVLTTLSYAKEIELKTYTTFMLGLPGSNIKKDGQTIDFISHIIKQDLVDNVQISLATPQPGTPFYDWAKERGFITDNDPHSFDGGGPAILNYPDYGKKEIERSLKMAIAKRDHLFFINKMREHPLDFVAKRYKRYGLKLLIEKLLRRIKTELSYFKLFKAR, via the coding sequence ATGAGTAAAAAGATAGTGCTTATGAACTCCGTGGGTAAAGATGATCTAGGGCGCTTTATAATACACTCTCCTTCTAGATGGTCTGAAGGAGTAAAAGAACTATCGTCTTGGTTTAACTATTATCCTTGGGAGCTTGCTTATGCAGCTGCCTTACTTAAGAAGAGCACCCCTTATAAAATCAAGCTCATAGACCCTTGCCTTAAGAGGTGGAACAAGGAAGAGACTTTGAGTAATATCTTAGAAGAGAATCCGGACTGGCTAATAATAGAGAGTGCTACGCGGACAATATCTGAGAATCTTTGGGTTGGAAAGAGCTTAAAGAAGATGATTCAGACTAAGATAGTATTTGTTGGCCAACATGCTACAGCTTTTCCCCAAGATCTCATCTCTAAAGGTGTAGACTATGTAGCTATTGGAGAGTATGAAGAGACATTACTTGAGTTCTTAGTAGCTGAAGATAGTTCTATAGCCGGACTCTATCCGAATCAACGCAGACTATTGATGGATATAGCAAAGCTGCCTTGGCCAGAAGATGAAGATGTAAAGAGGATTGAATACGGCAGCCCCGGTGAGCCAAGTTCGGAATATCTTGAGATTCAGGCCTATGCCAGCCGCGGCTGCTATGGAAACTGCTCTTTCTGTGTCGCAAGAAATATGTATTACAACCAGCCTAAACAAAGGTTTCGCGAAGTAGGTGACATTATATCTGAGATAGAGTATTTAAAAAATAGCTATCCCCAGCTTGAGGGCATTTTTTTTGATGAAGAGTCTCATAATTCAAGCAAAAACTTTACTAAAAAGCTAATGTCAGCGATTATAAGTTCAGGATTAAATAACTTAAAATACGAAGCTATGTGCGATTTGAGATTCTTAGATAGAGAGAGCATGGATCATATGAAAGCAGCAGGGTATTACAAGGTTCGCTTCGGAATAGAGACAGCTTCTGAAGAATTGGCCTCATCGATAGCTAAACCTGTCTCAATCAATGAGGTACTTACTACTTTAAGCTACGCTAAAGAGATAGAGCTGAAGACCTACACTACTTTTATGCTTGGATTGCCTGGTTCAAATATTAAAAAAGATGGCCAGACAATAGACTTTATATCTCATATTATAAAACAGGATTTGGTGGATAATGTGCAGATATCTCTGGCTACGCCTCAACCGGGTACCCCCTTCTATGATTGGGCAAAAGAGAGAGGTTTTATTACAGATAACGATCCTCACTCTTTTGACGGAGGAGGCCCAGCTATCTTAAACTATCCCGATTACGGAAAAAAAGAGATAGAAAGATCATTAAAAATGGCTATTGCAAAAAGAGACCATCTTTTCTTTATAAATAAAATGAGAGAGCACCCGCTTGATTTTGTAGCTAAACGTTATAAACGTTATGGCTTGAAGCTCTTGATTGAGAAACTGTTAAGGCGTATTAAAACAGAACTCTCTTACTTTAAACTCTTTAAAGCAAGATAA
- a CDS encoding glycosyltransferase family 4 protein: MSLKDYELVFITRESPNLPGAKYRAYNFTKILKENGYRADVLSYAADLGAYSGILEQYLSIIDKISYNLKAYLRFKQYRCPLFVIQRFNYHSLAPLLFCLKNRIKFIYDIDDWEFRENIDYFKGIFPRSKAEFLFRKTARKAALCISGSHYLQDYITTITPKSYYLAPGIDIELFKPTTEKTALSKTLAWVGTMFREEDYINLKYLFKIMKDLPDLTLEVVGDGHYKSRITAESKRLELRNIIYRGWIEGSMIPKYLENISLGLFPLKVKSRFTEAKFPVKIIEFMSKGIPVIATSFGEVKSIIKDGENGLLAKDENDFKYKIEMILEDSELYSRISRSARESVVLNYSDRRQTQKLISILDREL; the protein is encoded by the coding sequence ATGAGCTTAAAAGACTATGAGCTGGTATTTATAACAAGAGAATCTCCCAATCTCCCTGGAGCAAAGTATAGAGCTTATAATTTCACAAAGATATTAAAAGAGAACGGATATAGGGCCGATGTTCTATCCTACGCTGCAGATCTTGGAGCTTATTCAGGCATCTTAGAGCAGTATCTCTCAATAATCGATAAGATAAGTTATAATTTAAAGGCTTACCTCAGGTTTAAACAATATAGATGTCCTCTCTTTGTAATTCAGCGTTTTAATTATCACTCCCTAGCTCCGCTGCTATTTTGCCTTAAAAATAGGATAAAATTTATATACGATATAGATGACTGGGAGTTTAGGGAGAATATCGATTATTTTAAGGGTATATTCCCAAGGTCAAAAGCAGAATTTCTATTCAGAAAGACAGCAAGAAAGGCGGCTCTTTGTATAAGCGGAAGCCATTATCTACAAGACTATATAACTACTATTACACCAAAAAGCTATTATCTTGCTCCAGGAATAGATATTGAACTGTTTAAACCTACAACAGAGAAGACTGCCTTATCTAAGACTTTAGCCTGGGTGGGAACAATGTTCAGAGAGGAAGATTATATCAACCTAAAGTATCTCTTTAAGATAATGAAAGATTTACCTGATCTTACACTTGAGGTGGTAGGAGACGGTCACTACAAGAGTAGGATTACAGCAGAATCTAAGAGATTAGAGCTTAGAAATATTATCTACAGAGGCTGGATAGAGGGTTCCATGATTCCTAAGTACCTTGAAAATATAAGCCTAGGGTTGTTCCCCCTTAAGGTGAAGAGTAGATTTACAGAGGCTAAATTTCCGGTAAAAATAATAGAGTTTATGAGTAAAGGTATACCTGTTATTGCAACATCGTTTGGTGAGGTTAAAAGCATAATCAAAGACGGAGAGAACGGCTTACTTGCTAAAGATGAGAATGATTTTAAATATAAGATAGAGATGATATTAGAAGATAGTGAACTTTATTCTCGGATCTCAAGATCAGCCAGAGAGAGTGTGGTGTTAAATTATTCTGATCGCAGGCAGACTCAAAAGCTAATATCAATATTAGATAGAGAGCTATGA